CAACGACGATCAGATCCGCTTCGCGCGCCAGTTCGACGTGCTTCTCACCCGCCGCCTGGGCGTCCCACATGTCCGTGTGGCACGGCCTGCCCGTCAGCCCCGAGAAGGTTGCCGCCCCTACGAAATTCTGCGCGGAGCGGGTCAGGATGACGTCGACCTCGGCGCCGGCCTTCTTGAACAGTCGCACGAGTAGCGGTGCCTTGTAGGCCGCCACGCTGCCAGTGACGATCAGCAACACCTGCTTGCCGAGCAAGGGACCCTTGTGAGCCTCCTTCGGTCCCGGTGGGCGCGAGGGCGGGGCGCTGCGAATGATGCGCAGGGCAGGGGGCTCCGAAGGGAAACGTTCGCTCATGTCCGGCCCAGCCTACCTCGCTCTCGCGGGGCTCGGGATAGGTAGCGACTGGCGGGATCGCAGAATCGCCAGGGGCGAGCTGCCCACTCCCCCGCGTAGTCGATGCCGACGCGGGGGCTTCGGCTCACGCGGACCTTTGCGCCCGGCAGGACACGCAACTCACCTTCCGAGAGGTCGCAGCCGTAGTGAGATCCGTCGAGGCCAAGGGCCTGGCACAGCTTTCCCGGGCCGTTGGTCAGTGCCGCGTCTTCCGGTTCCAAACCGCGTCGTCGACTCATCTGCTGCAGCCCCCAAAGCGGTTCCAGCGCTCGGATCAAGACGGCGTGAGGCCGCCCCCGCGGACCGGCCACGACGTTGAAGTTCCAGTGCATTCCGTAGACAAAGAACATGTAGGCGTGACCCGCAGGCCCAAACATGACCTCAGTGCGCGGCGTCCTTCGCCCGTTGCGGCTGTGCGCCGCTTGGTCCTCGGGACCGCGATACGCCTCAGTCTCGACGATGCGACCCCCCACCCAGCCCAAGCGGGTGCGTCGAACCAAGAAGCTGCCGACGAGGCGCTGGGCCAGGCCAACGACGGGGGTTTCGAACAATTTCGCCACGCTCGCATCGGCTTGCTGCAGCGCGTCAAGATCCGGCACTGGTGCTGCGCGTATTCGCTGCTGATTACCCGCACTCCGGACCATCTGTTACTCTTCCATCGCGCATGCAGGCCGCCCCGGCTCACCAGCAGTTCCAGCCTAGGATCGTGGGCCGTTACGCGATCTACGGAGAGGTCGCCTCGGGTGGCATGGCCACGGTCCATTTTGGACGCCTGGTGGGTCAGGTCGGGTTCTCGCGCACGGTCGCCATCAAGCGACTGCACCCCCAGTTTGCCAAGGACCCGGACTTCGTGTCCATGTTCGTCGACGAGGCTCGCCTTGCCGCGCGCATCCAGCATCCGAACGTGGTGCCGACCCTAGATATCGTGGCTCTGGAAGACGAGCTCTTCCTGGTCATGGAGTACGTACAGGGGGAGGCGCTCTCGAAGCTGATTCGAGCGGCCCGGCGAGCGAATCAGACGGTCC
This DNA window, taken from Polyangiaceae bacterium, encodes the following:
- a CDS encoding DNA-3-methyladenine glycosylase, which translates into the protein MPDLDALQQADASVAKLFETPVVGLAQRLVGSFLVRRTRLGWVGGRIVETEAYRGPEDQAAHSRNGRRTPRTEVMFGPAGHAYMFFVYGMHWNFNVVAGPRGRPHAVLIRALEPLWGLQQMSRRRGLEPEDAALTNGPGKLCQALGLDGSHYGCDLSEGELRVLPGAKVRVSRSPRVGIDYAGEWAARPWRFCDPASRYLSRAPRERGRLGRT